In the genome of Acidovorax sp. 69, the window TACCGGCTCAGCGCACCGGCAGAAACTGCAAGAACGTGCCGCCCACAATCCCCTGCACATAGCTGATGGCAGCGCGGCGGTACTTTTCGGTGGTGAAGGCGGCCAGCAGATCCAGCCGCGCAATGATCTTGCCAAACTCGCGCTCAAAACTCAGGTTGCGGCCCTGCGCACCGATCTCGTCGGCCAACAGCAGTGGCTGGCCCTGGGCATTGCGGCGCTGGGCCAGCAGCCACACGGCGCTTTCCACGTTGCGTGCGGCGTTGTAGAGATGCTGCGCATCCACGCCATCGAGCAAGAAAAATTCGGTCTTGCCACCATGGGCCGTGATGATCATGTCGGCCGTGGCGTGGATGAACGCGGCCACTCGGTCACCGGCGAACTCCGGGGCCAGTGCCAGGCCCATCGCGGCGATATCGCGGCGCCCCTGCAGCGGCGCCCAGGGCTGGCGCTGGATGACCGCGACACGCACCTGATCGATGGCCTGCTCGCGGCTGGCAACGCCGCCCTTGCGCCATTCGGCGGGGTTGCGGCGGTAGAGCTTGTCCATCAGGCGGAACAAGCCCTCCAGGTTCTCCTGCATGGCCAGGCTGGCCATGCGGTTGGTGTCGGACTGGGCCAGTTCGCCGGGCGACGCGGATGCGCCCTTCACCTCGCCGCGCGGAGTGGGTGCATGGCCAGCGCAGCCGGCCAGCACGGTACACAACAGCGCCAGACACAGCGCACGGGAAGAGGAAAAAAGCCCACACATCGTGGCGCCATTATCGGCAGCGCAGGGGCCGCCCAGATCGGCCTTCGCACAGGGTTCACACGGCGTGACGGTTGCGCAGAGAGAGGCCCGTGGCCCCGCCCTCAGGCCGTGGCGACCTGCACAGGGGCCATGGCCGAGGCCGGGAGGCCAAAGAGGTGGTCGAACACCCAGTTGAAGACGAAGGTGTAGCAAAGAAAAAACACGATCAGGCCCAGGTCCATCACGAACGCCTGCCACAGGCTGATGCCGAACCACCAGGCAAACAACGGCACCAGAGTGAAGACCAGACCGCCCTCAAAACCGATGGCGTGCGCCACGCGCCGCGCCACGCTGCGACCACGCACGGCCTGGCGCGACTCCCAGCGCTCGAAAGCCCAGTTGAAGACAATGTTCCAGACGATGGCGATCACGGAGGCGCCCACCGCCACCACACTGGAATGACCCGCACCCTGGCCCGTGAGCAATGCCAGGCCTGCAGTGGCTGCCACGATGGCGATCAGTTCGTACAGGCTCACGTAGATCAGTCGGCGCTTGACGCCTTGCAGGCCAAACAGAGTGGGTTTCTTGTCCATGGGGGCGACTTTATATTCGCCCGACTGACATATAAAGTCAGCTTATTTCAGTTTTTTTGATAGATCATTCGCGCCATGGCCTTCCATTCCGACAGCGTGCAGGTCTTTCTGGCGGCACTTGACCACGGCTCGTTCTCGGCGGCTGCGCGCGCGCTGTCGCGCGTGCCGTCGGCTGTGAGCATGACCATTGCCCACCTGGAGGCCGAGCTGAACGTGCAGCTATTCGACCGCAGCGGTCGCGAGCCCCGCCCGACAGCCGCAGCCCGCGCGCTGGAGCCCCAGGCCCGGCTGCTGGCAGGGCAGTTGCAGCAGCTCAACGCCCAGGCTCTGGCCCTGACGCAAGGGCTGGAAGAGCGCCTGACACTGGCGATAGCGCCTGAGCTGCTGGCCGCCCGCTGGACGGGGCCTCTGGCCGCCCTGGCGCAGGAGTACCCGCTGCTGCAGGTGGAGGTGCTGACGGCCCCGCAGGTGGATGCGCTGGCACTGCTGCACAGCGGGCGCGCACAACTGGCGCTGGTGTTTGAGCGGCCCAGCATCGACGGGCGCGAGGGTTTTCAGGAGGTGGGCACCGAAACCCTGGTAGCCGTGATGGCGCCGGACCATCCGGTATTGCAGGTCGCCCGTGCCTCGGCCCTGGCCCGTGGCGAGGCGCCCGAGCGCGCGATTCTGCGCGAAGAGCACCTGACCACCACGCGCCAGATCGTGGTGGCCAGCCGCGACCTGGCGCAGACCGACCCGCGTTTTGTGTTTGCCCGCCACCACTGGCGCACCGACAACCACCTGGCCGCGCTGGGCATGATTGAAGCGGGCCTGGGCTGGGGCTGGCAGCCGCGCGCGCTGGTGCAGTCGCGCATCGAGGCGGGACGGCTGGTGGAGATGCCTTTTGAGAACCTGAGCAACGGCACGGCGCTGTGGGTGGATGTGGTGTGGTCCAAGGAACGGCCC includes:
- a CDS encoding PACE efflux transporter yields the protein MDKKPTLFGLQGVKRRLIYVSLYELIAIVAATAGLALLTGQGAGHSSVVAVGASVIAIVWNIVFNWAFERWESRQAVRGRSVARRVAHAIGFEGGLVFTLVPLFAWWFGISLWQAFVMDLGLIVFFLCYTFVFNWVFDHLFGLPASAMAPVQVATA
- a CDS encoding LysR family transcriptional regulator, which gives rise to MAFHSDSVQVFLAALDHGSFSAAARALSRVPSAVSMTIAHLEAELNVQLFDRSGREPRPTAAARALEPQARLLAGQLQQLNAQALALTQGLEERLTLAIAPELLAARWTGPLAALAQEYPLLQVEVLTAPQVDALALLHSGRAQLALVFERPSIDGREGFQEVGTETLVAVMAPDHPVLQVARASALARGEAPERAILREEHLTTTRQIVVASRDLAQTDPRFVFARHHWRTDNHLAALGMIEAGLGWGWQPRALVQSRIEAGRLVEMPFENLSNGTALWVDVVWSKERPLGLGAARFVARMRESVAAQHG